From Lewinellaceae bacterium:
TAATGTGGATGCCACTCCTTCTCTGGCCAATTGCATCATTTGGGGCAATGATTTGGGTGTAAGTAATTCGGGAAGCAGCACCAGTGTTGCCGGCGTGAGCTATTCCATCATCCAGGGCGGCTACTCCGGCACGGGCAACCTCGACGCAGACCCGCTCTTCTCCGATGCCGCCAACGGCGACTTCCACCTGCAGCCCTGCTCCCCGGCCATCGATGCCGGCGATGATGCGGCCAACACGGCCACCAGCGACCTCGGCGGCAACCCGCGTAAGATAGACGCCTACTCCGGCGGCGCTCAAATTGACATGGGTGCCTACGAAGCCGCTGTTGGCGACGACGTGGCGCCTACCGCCCGGTGCCAAAACGTGGCCGTACAGCTCGGCGCCGGGGGTTCGGCTACACTCACCGCCGTGCAGGTGAACAACGGCAGCAGCGACAACTGCCCGCTGCTGGGCCTGAGCCTGAACCGGACGAATTTTGGCTGCGCCGATGTCGGAATGCGGAACGTACTGCTCACGGCAACCGACGCTGCCGGGAACAGCCATAGCTGTGTCTCCACGGTGACCGTGCAGGACAATGTAAATCCAACCGCCGTTTGCCAGGACATTACCGTGCAGCTTGATGCCGGCGGCGCCGCGTCCATCACGGCGGGGCAGATAGACAATGGGTCCTCTGACGCCTGCAACATTGGCGGCCTGTCCCTCGACGTGACGGATTTTACCTGTTCGGACAGAGGCGCCCAATCCGTCACCCTCACCGTAACGGATGCCAACGGCAATGTTTCCGAATGCCCGGCAACCGTGACGGTAAAGGACGAGGTTTTCGGCAACTGCCCCTGCCTCAACGACCAGGACCTCGACGAAATCTGCGACGAAACCGACAACTGCCCCGCCGAGGCCAACCCCGGCCAGGAAGACTTCGACGGGGACGGCCTGGGCGACGCCTGCGACCAGGACGTCTGCATAAACGGCGCGGTGAGCAACCTGAATGCGTATGTCAATGGGTTGAACATCAACAGCGCCTATCAAAGGGCCATTACCCAAAGGCTGGATTTGGCAGCCACTAAATTCTGCAACGGATACAGCCTTAATTCGGTGCTCAGTACCCTGAACTACGTGGTCAGCTACGTGCAGTATCAGAGCGGTAGGGGGATTCCGGCTGGCGCGGCTAGTTACATACTGGCCCAGGTGAATACTCTGATCGGCGCGCTGAACAATGGCACGGTAGTTTGCTGCCCGGCGGCAGCGCCCATGTACGTGAGCCCGGGACAGGCAGCCGTTGCGGGAGCGTATCGGCTCGACGCCAGCCCCAACCCGTTCCGCGAGCAGGTGTCCATCCGCTTCTACCTTCCGGAAGAAGGGGCGGCTACGCTGGAGGTGTTCAACCTCAACGGCCAGCGGGTGCGGCAGCTGGAGTCCGCCCGGCTCGGCGCCGGCAGCCACAGCCGGGTTTGGGACGGCAAGGCCGATGGCGGGCAGGCCCTGGCGCCCGGCGTTTACCTGCTGCGCCTGCAAACACCGGGCCAAACAATGGTGAAAAAGCTGATGCTGGTACGGTAACCGCATCAGGTTCATGGTCACTATTTTTATGACACATTAAATTTTTGGAAGCGGTGCCGGCAGGCGCCGCTTTTTTGATGTTGTCAATGCTACTTAGGAATGGAAATTACTCATTATAACGTTCGACCGCATAAACAGCTGATGCACCCAATCCAAACGTTCCGCCAAAAATCCTATCTTGGTAAACGGAAACAGGATGACGAAGCGGCCGTCGAGGACTTCGATGGGCAGCCAGGCCGCGCCCGGGAACAGCGCGTTGAGTGCAAGCACCAGAAACGAGTAGGCGAAACTCAGGCACGAGGAAAGAATAAAGTGTTCAATTATGGGGCAGTAATTTTTGTGCAAGACAAGGCGCGAAGAATGAGGATAGCCAAAGCTACCTGAGTGATGAGCAACGCAGCATGGCGCAAAAAGAACAAGCCAGAATGGACAGTTTATTCTTTCGTCGTGCCTCAACCCGTATACCCCGGCCAGAACGGCCGCCGCCACTTGAGTATCCTGGAAATTAAACGTATGGCATTCATAGATCAATCTGGTTTATTAAATCACAAAGCAATGAGAATAGACAAACTCATTTTTATCCTCCTGCCCTTCTTTTTCCTCCCGGCCTGCAAGCAGCAGATAGATATTGGCCTGCAGGAAGAACTCTCCCAGGCCCGCATCCGCCTTCAGGAAATGGAGGCCGAAATGGCACAGTTGAAAGCCGGCCCGGAAAAAGGGCAGTTGAGACACATCGTCTTTTTGCATCTTAAAAAAGAAATAACGGAAGAAGAAACGGCTATTCTTATTAGCAAGCTCAAACAACTGGGCGAGGTCGAACTGGCCCAGGGCCTGGAAGTAGGCAAGGTAGCGGAGACCGGCGACCAGCGCTTCATCTCCGATCACGACATCGCCTTCCAGATGACTTTTGCCAGCATGGAAGATTACAGAACGTATATGGAGAACCCCGACCACCTGAAAATCCGGGAAGGCCTGAAGCCTTACCTCGGCGGGCCGCCGGCGGTTTTTGATTATTGGGTGGAGTAAATGGTTGGATGGTTAGATGGTTGGCTAAGTAGGGCCTTGGCAATGGTTAGATGGTTGGGCTTGGGGATGGTTGCATGGACCCCATGATTCCTTCTGTCATTCATTCATTCCTTGTGACTATTCAGCATCATGATTGTATGACGCCTGGCGCAAAATTTTGTAAGCCACCCGGGGTTGTGAAAAAAGCCCCCTGCTGCAGCCCTCCCTTGCGGTTGTGGCGCGAGGCGGATATTTTGGCCCGCGGCCGGCATCGGCTTCATGCTGAGGCCCTCTACCCATTGCCAGGCTGCGAAAAAGGGCCCAGATGGCGAAAAAAAGGGCTTTAGCCCTCAATTTATGCCGTTTTGCGCTTGCGGTTGGCATAGTGCTGCGCCCAAACGCCCGATTTTTCGCAGTATAGCTTCCGGGCGTTCCTGGCGATGGCCAGCAGGCCGGCTTCGGCTGTTACCTTTTCCAGCCCTCGAAGGAAGAACCGCCGGTATCGGGTATTGTGCTTGATGTCTCCAAAAGGGGTTTCCACTTCTGTGCCGCGGCGCTTGCGCAGCTGCTGCCCTTTTTCAGAGCAAAGGTTAGCCTTGGCTTGCGCCTTATAAACCTCCAGGTTCGGGCTGTGTGCCAGCGTGCGCGGGCCCTCTCCTTTTTTGCATTGCCCGGCCAGAGGGCAGCCCTGGCAGCCCTCGCTTTGGTATTCCCGCTGCAGGCGCTCATAGCCTGTAGCCGTTTTTATCAGGCTCTCTTGGACAAAGCGCAATTTGCGCCCTTGAGGGCAGGTATAACTGTCGGCGGCTTGGTTATAAACAAACCGGCTTTTGTGGAAAGCAGGAGCCGGCTCTCCTTTCTGCTCCCGGTGGAAGCCCGGATATTTCAAGTAGCTGTTTATCTCCTCGCGCTCTAAGCAGGCATAGTTCTCTTCGCAGCCATACCCTTCGTCGGCCATCATGTTGCCGGGCATCCTTTTGTCAGCCCCCGAGCGCTTAGCCAGCAGTTCCATGCGCTCGGACAATTTATCCAGGTGCTCAGGCAAAGTGGCGCTGTCCGACGCGTTTTGGTGGACGCTAAAATGGACGGCGTATTGGTTTTCTGTGCCCAATTGCAGGTTATAGCCCGGAAGCAAGCGCTCGTCCTTCATGCGCAGGCAACTGGCGCTCTTGTCTGTTTTGGAATAGGAATTGCGCCCGTCGAGGATAGCCTCCTGGATTTCATATTTGGCCAGCTTCTCGGCTTCCTTTTCCAGGTGCCGGCTGCATTTAGCCAGCTCTTTGGCTTTTTGTTTCTCGGCTTTTCCCTGGGCCAGGGCTTGCTGCCGCTTTGCCAATTCGTTGACTTGCCCGGCATGCTGCTTTAGCGCCTGGCTTCCCGGCCCCCCAGGGCTTTGTTCGCCCATCTCGGCCAAATCCTGGCCTTGGTAGCGGGCTTCCTCCTCGGCGTTGAGCTCGTCGATGCGCGCCAACAACTCTCGGATGCGCTCTATAACCCGGCCTTTGTAACGCTCCGTATTCTTGCGCCATACCACTTTATGGCGGTTGGCGTTGGCCTCCATCTTCGTCCCGTCCACAAAATAATCCTCCAGCTCCACATAGCCATGCTCCACCAAATACAGCAGCACTGCCACGAATACCTCGTCCAGCATTTCCTTGAAGCGCCCCGAACGGAAATCGCTCAACGTCTTGTAACAGGGCTCCTGGCACCCGGCCAGCCACATAAACGGCAGTTGTTCGCGCAGGGCCTTGGCCAAAGGCCGGCTCGTATATACCTGTTGGCTGTAGCCGTAAACCCATACTTTCACCAACATCTTGGGGTGGTAGCTCGGGCTGCCGCCCCCAGGATAGAAGCCGGCTAATATTTCCATGTCGATGCCCTCTACCAATTCGTCTACTACCCGCGATAAATGGTTCGGCGGTATCTTGCTGGACAGCAACACTGGAAGCATTATTTCTTGTTCCTGCTCGTAGGGCCTGAACCTTACTTTCCCGATTTTGATTATCTTTGCTTCACACATTTAGTTAAGGGTTGGAGTGTTTGGCAAAGCTAGGCATTCCAACTCTTTTTTTTGCCGGCGCCATAGCTAATATTTTCCTCGCCTGCCTGCGCTCGCCGGGCTTGCCCCATGTCGCCAAGGCCAACTGCGGGAGGCGCCCCAGGGCGGGGAGCAGGCGAAGGGCTTTTTTCACAACCCCTGAGAAGGGGTTCCAGCAGAAAAAGCCTACAAAATTTTGCGCCAGGTGTATTTCATACCTCATGCTGAATAGTAACCATTCCTTACTTAATCTTCTCCCGGCTCCACTTCGACCAATCGGCCAGGTAGTACTCCAGCAGGGCGGGCTGGTCGAGGCGGTTGGGCAGCAGGCCGCCGGGGTTGTCGCTGTCTTTCGGGAAGCCGAACATGGCGTCCACCACGGCCTCATCCAGGTAGCGGACGGGCAGGGAGGCGTGGAACGGCCGCACCTCCAGCGGCAGGCGGCTCGCCATGATGAAGCCCCAGTCGCCAAAAGAGGGCACGTAGGCATGATAGGGCAGCACCTGCTCAAAGCCGCTCTGCCGCAGGGTCTCGTAGATGCACCAGAACGCCTTGCGGGTGTGGAAAGGGCTGCTGGCCTGGGTGGCGAAAACGCCGTTGGGCGTCAGGCGGCTGCGGGCCAGGCGGAAAAAGTGGGTGCTGTAGAGCCGGGCCACCGCCTCGTTGGAGGGATCGGGCAGGTCGGAGAGGATCAGGTCGTAATAGCTAGTGCTTTCCCGCAGGAAGGCAGCGGCGTCCATGGCCACAGTGTGGACTTTGGGATGATCGAGCGCGCCCTCGTTCAGCATACGGATATGATGGTTCTCCCTTCCCAGCCGGAACACCTCCGGATCGAGGTCGACGATGGTGATGGATTCCACGGCCGGCTCCTTGAGCAGCTCGCGGGCCAGCAGCCCCTCCCCTCCCCCCAGCACGAGGATGTTCTTCTTGTAGGGCGCCGCCTGCAGGGGCAGCAGGGCCAGCGCCTCGTGATAGCGGTACTCATCCGCCGATGAGAACTGGATGATGCGGTTGATGTACAGCCGCACCTCTTCTTTGTTTTTGGTGAGAATGAGGTGCTGGTAGGGCGTCTGTTTGGAAAAAACCACCCGGTGGGCGAAGGACTGATCGTCCCAGGCCAGCAGGATGGGGCGGGCGAAGTACAACAGCCCGGCGAACACCAGCATGGAAACCAGGGAAAAGCCATACAGCCAGTTGGCTACTTTACCCCGGATGTGGCCGGAAAAATACCAGAGGATGAATACGCCCAGGGCGATGTTGACCAGCCCGAAAAAAACCGAAGTGCGGAACACGCCAAAGAAGGGCAGCAGGAAGAAGGGGAAAAGCAGGGTGGCTGCCAGGGCGCCAAAATAATCCAGCGACATCACATTGGCCAGGTTGACCCGCAGGGGGTAATACTTTTTCATGATGCGCGCCAGCAGGGGTATTTCAAAGCCGGTCAGGACGCCGATCAGCCCCGTCAACCCGATCATCAGCCCCATGTAAGCGCCCGGCGACAGCCGTTCGAACCAGTAATACAGCAACGGCACACTGCTGCCCCCGATGATGCCCAGCAAGGCCTCCACGACAATGAAGAGCACGGCCATGTTCGGCTCGGGGAAGTACTTGCTCAGGTAAGAACCCAGCCCCATCGCCGCCATGTAAATGCCAATGGTCAGGGAAAACTGCCGGATGCTGTCGCCCAGAAAGTAGGAGGTGGTGGTGCTGATCAGCAGTTCGTAAATGAGCGAGCACAGCCCGGCAACGAATATGGCCAGCGTGATGGCCGCCTTTTCCGATATTATTTTTTGGATGTCCATGCCTCATTGTCTAAATTTACCTCATCTTATGGAGTGGCCGCACGGGGAACAGGCCAATAATAAGGCTTTTCCAGCAATCTGCGCCCCCTAAATTGCGCTCTATCTATGCTATCGCATCTGACGGCTGTCAAAAATATTCCCGGGAACTTTTGCCGCAAGGCTGGAGTTTGCGGAATAAACATGGTTTGGCCTATTACTTTTTATAACCTATAAAACCTCCATTCCATCATGAGAATCAAATGGATCATTTTCGGCCTCATCGCCGCAGCAGCGCTCGCCTTCAATTTTTGCGGGAGCAACAATTCAGAAGAATACACCACCGAAGAAGTCGTGACCCCGACCCAGGGGCTGATCACCACCGTCAAAGAAGTAGAACCCAATCAGTTCAAGATCGAAGACGAGCAGACTGCCATTTCTCCGGAAGCCAGCCGCATCATCGCCAAGTACATGGACAATACCACCGACACTTTCACCCTGGAAGAGGCCCGCGTGGCGGTATCCGATACCACCGGCAACACCACCCACCACCGGCGCAGTTCCGTCTTTCGCATGGCGTCTTACGGGCTGATGGGCTATATGATGGGCCGCAGCATGGGCTCCTACCGCCCCAGCTCCAGTGCCTACGTCGACCAGAACACTTACAACCGGGTATCCAACAACGCCGGGCAAAGCCTGAACCGCACCGCCACCCGCACCACGGTTTCCAAGCCTAAATCCGGCTTTGGCAGTTCCCGCTCTGGCAGTTCCAGCTCTACCCGTTCAACCCGCTCCTATGGTGGATGACCGCCTGATCGAAGTCGGCCGGCCGTCCTCCCGCTTTATGCGCAAATACGGCCTGAACTGGTTTTCGGAAGGCGAGAATGAAGATTATTTCGCCCCCGAGCTGTTGTCGGTTACCGAAGCGCAGGTAGAACACTTCCGGGCGCAGGCGGCCAGCCTCTACGAGCTGGCCCTGCGCGCCGCCCGCCACGTGAGCGAGCGCCAGCTTTGGGCCGCCGCCGGCATCCCGGACAACGCTGTGGAACTGGTCGAATATTCTATACATAAGGAAAACGGCTTGCACCTGGCGGGGCGCTTCGATTTCGCCGGCGGCCTGGGCAGAGCCCCCCTGAAGCTGCTGGAATTCAACGCCGACACCTTTTCGCTGGCGCCGGAAACGGCTACGGTCATGCCACACCAACTGGAGCTGTTGCCGCGCCAGCACCGCAAGAATGCCCGGCAGTACAACAACCTGCTGCCTGGCCTGGCGCAAAGCTTCCGCCGCATCCTGAGCCAGCAGCCCAACCGCCGGCCCAGCCTGCTGCTGTCCGGCCTGGGGCACGAGGAGGACTGGTTCAACCTGGAACTCATCGCTATGGCAGCCCGGCAGGCAGGTTTCCAGGAAGTAGAGCTGATGTTGCTGGAAAAGGTCATCTTTTCCGAAGACGATGGCATCTTTATTGAAACAGGCCCCGAGGAATACCTGCAGTTTGACTTCTGGTTCAAAATGGTGCCCTGGGACTTCATCGCCTACGAAGAACCGGAGCTGATGGACTTGCTGGCCAAAATCGTAAAACGGGATTTGGCAACCGTGCTCAACCCGGCCTACAGCATGCTGCTGCAGTCCAAGGCATTGCTGCCCTTTATGCAGGAGCTGTCGCCGGGCCACCCGGCCCTGCTGCGGTCGAGCCTGAAGCGCGAGGATATGCCCTACGGCGACACCTACGTGTCGAAACCCATTTTCGGCCGCACCGGCGACAACGTGAGCATCTTTCGCCACGGCAGGCTCGCCCAGGCGAACGAGGGCGACTACGGCGATTTCCCCCTGCTCTACCAGGAACTCGCCCGCTTCGACCAGGATGTGGACGGCGACTGCTACCAGCCCAGCGTGTTCAGCGCGGGCAGCGAGCCCTGCGCCCTCTGCCTGCGCCGACAGGATGGCCTGATCGTGGATGATGACGCGGAGTTTGTGGGGCATGTGATTTTGGGGGAGAGTGATGAGTGATGAGTGATGAGTGATGAGTAATCCTGTATGGCCTCCTTAAAACAGAAGATCATGAAAAACGCGAAAGAACTTGGAAGACATATCATCCTGGAGCTGTACGACTGTCCCGAACTGGTGCTCAACGACCTTCCGCTACTGGAGAGCAACCTTCGCGGAGCCGCTGAGGCCATGGGCGCCACCGTTGTCAACTCCAATTTTCATCAATTCTCCCCTTACGGCACATCCGGGGTGGTCATCATTCAGGAAAGCCACCTCACCATCCACACCTGGCCGGAATACCGGTACGCGGCCATTGATATATTCACCTGCGGGGAGATCGATATGGAGCGGGGAGTACAGTATCTGGTGAACGCCCTGGAAGCGCAGCGCAGCGAGTGGCAGTTGCTGAAGCGGGGGCTGGGGTTGGTGCGGGCTGAGGGTGCCCGGAGTGGGTTTTGAGAAGAATTTGCGATGTTCGACATGCGATTTTTGATCTTTGATTTGCTATCCGCATGCTGCCACGTTATTTTAAATTAATAATATGAGGGGTAGGCATAATGGGTTTTTACCTATAAATTCCACCCCCCGGCCCCGCCAGCGGGGGAGAACGCACAGCTAAACTCGGGAAAATGTCCCCCGCTGGCGGGGGTAGGGGGTGGATCAAAGCCCAAACTTGCATTATACCCACTCCTCAATTAATAATTTCTGACTACCGGCTGAACAAAGCCGGGTTAATACATTGCTCTTCAGAAACGCTATCTTTGCCAAAATGCATAACCACCATGGGCAAACAACTGACCTCCATCACCGGCTCGCTGAAAGCCTTCATCGAACAGCAACAGCTGTTCTTCGTCGCCACGGCAGGAACCGACGGCAAGGTGAACCTGTCTCCCAAAGGCATGGATACCCTGAAAGTGCTGGATGGCAACCGGGTGATCTGGCTGAACCTCACCGGGAGCGGCAACGAAACCGCCGCTCACATCCTGGAACAGAACCGGATGACCCTGATGTTCTGTTCTTTTGACAAGAACCCTATGATCCTGCGCTTGTACGGCACGGCCCGCTTTTACCAGGCAGATGATGAGGAATGGAGCGAACTCATCGGAAAGTTCCCTCCTCTGCCGGGTGCCCGCCAGGTCTTCGATGTAACGGTGGAACTGGTGCAGACGTCCTGCGGCTTCGGCGTGCCCCGTTACCAATACGAAGGCCAACGGGATGTTTTGACCCAATGGGCGGAAAAGAAAGGGGAAGAGGGTATCCGGGAATATCAGATGGAAAAAAACCGGGTTAGTTTGGATGGGAAGGGGACGGGGATTCGTTGATTCGGGATTCGTTGATTCGTTGACCGTCTCCCTCAGAGCCGGTTGAAATTCGTACAAACGAAGACGGCCCCAAGCCTACGAATCCCGACTTCCGAATCCCGACTTCCGAATCCCGACTCCCGAATCCCGACTCCCGAATCACGATTCCCGAATCACGATTCCCGAATCCCGAATCACGATTCCCGAATACGCTCCGCAAAAGCCGCGCACAAATATTCAATCTCCTCCACCCGGGCGAGTTGCTCCACCCAGGCGGCAGGAATATCATCGAAGCCATAAGCCAGCCCCGCCAGGCCGCCGGTGACGGCCCCGGAGGTGTCCGTGTCCTCGCCCAGGTTGACGGCGCGCAATACTGCCTCGGAGTAGCACGAGGTCGTCAGCAGGCTCCACAGGCTGGCCTCCAGGGTGTGCACCACATAACCGGAGCTGTAGATGTTATCCTCATGGACGTCCGGGATTTTGCCCTGCAGAGTGCGGCTAAAGTAAGACAACTCCCTACGGTTGAATGCCTGTTCTTCCGCGAATTGCCGCACGATTCCGGTTCCCTCCTTATACGCATCCGCAACCGGTTTGCCCCACAGCAACTGCCGGGCTACCTCCAGGTAAAGGAAGCAACTGAAGACCGCACGGAAGTGAGCATGGGTAATGCTGGACACATCACTGACGATAGCATAGCGCTCTTCAATCGGTTTATTGTAGATAAAAAAAACCAGAGGCAGGATGCGCATCAGGGAGCCGTTGCCGTTGCTGCCTTCGTCCATGCCGCCGGCCAGTTGGGGCGGCAGTTGGCGGCTGCGCAGCCGCTCGATGGCGGAAAGCGTGGCGGTGCCGATGTCGAACACCTCGCCGTGGGGCGTCCACTTCTGGCCGAAGCACCAGGCCAGGAACTGTTCGGCAATATCGTGGAGGTCGTATCCCCGGCAAAGGCTTTCGGCCAGGCAGAAGGACATGGAGCTGTCGTCCGACCAGGTGCCGGGCGGCTGGTCGTGGGTGCCGTGCCCCCGCATGTCATCCACGGGGAACCGCTTCAGCCAGGACCGCCCGACGAACTCTACCGGCACGCCGAGCGCATCACCAACCGCCAGCCCGAAAAGGGCGCTTTTGACCGGATACTCCAAAGTGGTTTTCGTTTTCTGTTCTGACGAAAATAAGAATAAAATCTTATTCCTTCACCGGCTCAGCCCGGAGCATCGCATCCGAAGGATCCCAGTTGAGGATGCGGTAGAAATCGTAAGTTTCGGGTATGCTGACCCACTTTTTAGCTTTTTTGTAATCCGGCTCGGTCAGTACGTGCATATCGCTCAGCACCAGTTGGGAAAACTCGGAATTGATGTTCACCAGGCGGGGCTGGATGATGCCATCCTTGTCTTCGATATCCTTCAGGAAGATGGGCTTGATCTCGGCAGTGCGGGTGGTGGACACGATACACCCCTTATGGCCCTGGTCGAAGAGCTTTTTCACGCCCATGCCGAGGATGGTGCACAGGGTGAGGTCGTAAGCCACCGGGCGGTGGCAGCGCAGCTCGTAGCCCATCTCCACCGGGCGGCTGTTGATCTGGATGTCCAGCTCCTTGAGTTTGCGCTGCACCAGGACGTTGATGATGTGCGCCTTGCTCACGTTGCCCAGCTCCGGGTGGCCATGAGCATCGTAGGTAAAGGTGATGCCGCAGTTTTTGATGTCCTCGTCGTCCAGCACGTGAAAAATCCCTTCGCTGACGATGGCCACCCCATAACCAATGCCTTCGACCATCCGCTTGACCATCGAGGAGACGATCAGGTCGATGACCTTGCTCAGCGTAATCCGGGTTTTGTTGAACATCTCGGGAATGATGATAATAGGGAAATGGCAACTTGCCCCGATCTCGAAAGCGAGATGCCCGGCCGAGCGGCCCATGGAGGCGATGACAAACCAGTTGCCGCTGGTGCGCGAATCTTCATAAATGATGTTGCCGATGGCCACGCCGGCGTCTTTGGCCGAGTTGAAGCCAAAGGTGGGCATGCCGTCGGGCAGCGGGATGTCGTTGTCGATGGTTTTCGGGACGTGGATGTTCTGTATTTCCACCTTCTTTTTAGCCAGGAATTTGGCCAGGCGGTTGCTGGAGGAGGCGGTGTCGTCGCCGCCGATGGTCACCAGCAGCTTGACGTTGTTGTCCAGGAAAAAATCGGCGGAGAACTCGTCGTCTTTGGGTTTGTACCGGCTCATGCGCAGGGTGGAACCTCCCCGGGGGAAAATCCGGTCGGCGTAGTGGAAGTTGATGTCGACGGTATCCGCCTTCCCGTTGAAGAGGTTTTTGTAACCGTCATGGATGCCAATGATGCGGTAACCGTCTTTCAGAAAGACTTTGGAAATGGTGCTGATGACCGTATTGATGCCCGGCGCCGGGCCCCCGGCGCACAGAATGGCAATCGACTTTTGCATGGGTGCTTTTTTCTTCGGCATTTCGCGATACTCCTTTTATGCGGTGAATAAAAAACGAAGTTGCGACAAATTTACAAACCTTTGCGACAATATCTAAAGCGGCCGCTTCCTACTGCTCCTACCTTTGTTCCGGACAAATTGTTCCACATCAATAAAAACCCAATAGTCATGAAAAAAGCATTAAAGATCATTGGCATCGCCATAGGAGCGGTTGCCGTGCTGCTCGCCTCCGCCGCCCTTTACTTCAACATCAAGGGCATCCCTCATTACGAAGTAAATGCGCCGGACATCACGATAGAACCAACGACCGAGCGCGTCGCGCGGGGAGAATATATCGTCAACCAAACCTGTGTAATCTGCCATTTGGGAAAAGACAACAAGCTCTCCGGCACCCTGATGGAAGACGATCCCGCTTTCGGCACCTGGTACGCCGCCAACATCACCCAGCACCCGGAGGCCGGCATCGGAAAATACACGGATGGCGAATTGATGTACCTGCTCCGCACCGGCATCAAGCGGGACGGCGAGTTCGCCCCTTCTTTTATGCCCCGTTTCAACCACCTGAGCGATGAGGATATAAAAAGCATCATCGCTTACCTCCGATCGGACGCCCCTCGGGTGCAGCCGGTCGCCACTCCGCAACCGCCCCAGCAGCCAACGCTGCTCGCCAAGGTCGTCTGCAACCTCGCCATGAAACCCCTGCCCTATCCGGAAGCAGCCATCGCCGCTCCTCCCAGAACCGACGAAGTGGCTTATGGAAAATACCTGGCAACGGGAACGATGCTGTGCTACATGTGCCACTCCGCCAGCTTTGAAACGCTGGACGAGGTGACGCCGGAAAATTCCGAGGGCTATTTTGCCGGCGGCAATATGGTCAGGAACCCCCAGAACCGAACGGAAATCAAGCCCTCCGCCAACCTCACCATGCACCCCGAACTCGGCCTGGGCCAATGGACGGAGGAGCAATTCGCCAACGCCGTCCGCTTCGGGCAAACCCCCGACGGACAGGGGCTGAGCGCCGCCATGCCCAAATTCACCCAGATAACCGACGAAGACATCTCCGCCATCTGGGCTTACCTGCAGACAGTGCCGGTGGTTGAAAAGAATGTTCTGGCGGAAGCCAGTGGGAAGTAGGGCTGTTGGGATGCTGAGGTTCTAAGTTAAAGTCAAGGCGCCCTGCCATGGGAATCTAACTCAACATGCTGCATTCAACACCATATCATCAAAAAAAAACGCTATGAAATTCGAATTGCCGCACACCATTGAAAATGTGCTGGGTGAAAAACTAATCTTCAAATCCATTATTCAAGAGCCCGACGGCGACAAGGTGCTGGCGGAAGCCTTCGTACAGCCCGGCGCCGGGCCGGCCATGCACGTGCATTATAAACAGGACGAAAGCTTCAC
This genomic window contains:
- a CDS encoding pyridoxamine 5'-phosphate oxidase family protein encodes the protein MGKQLTSITGSLKAFIEQQQLFFVATAGTDGKVNLSPKGMDTLKVLDGNRVIWLNLTGSGNETAAHILEQNRMTLMFCSFDKNPMILRLYGTARFYQADDEEWSELIGKFPPLPGARQVFDVTVELVQTSCGFGVPRYQYEGQRDVLTQWAEKKGEEGIREYQMEKNRVSLDGKGTGIR
- a CDS encoding Dabb family protein, giving the protein MRIDKLIFILLPFFFLPACKQQIDIGLQEELSQARIRLQEMEAEMAQLKAGPEKGQLRHIVFLHLKKEITEEETAILISKLKQLGEVELAQGLEVGKVAETGDQRFISDHDIAFQMTFASMEDYRTYMENPDHLKIREGLKPYLGGPPAVFDYWVE
- a CDS encoding polyamine aminopropyltransferase: MDIQKIISEKAAITLAIFVAGLCSLIYELLISTTTSYFLGDSIRQFSLTIGIYMAAMGLGSYLSKYFPEPNMAVLFIVVEALLGIIGGSSVPLLYYWFERLSPGAYMGLMIGLTGLIGVLTGFEIPLLARIMKKYYPLRVNLANVMSLDYFGALAATLLFPFFLLPFFGVFRTSVFFGLVNIALGVFILWYFSGHIRGKVANWLYGFSLVSMLVFAGLLYFARPILLAWDDQSFAHRVVFSKQTPYQHLILTKNKEEVRLYINRIIQFSSADEYRYHEALALLPLQAAPYKKNILVLGGGEGLLARELLKEPAVESITIVDLDPEVFRLGRENHHIRMLNEGALDHPKVHTVAMDAAAFLRESTSYYDLILSDLPDPSNEAVARLYSTHFFRLARSRLTPNGVFATQASSPFHTRKAFWCIYETLRQSGFEQVLPYHAYVPSFGDWGFIMASRLPLEVRPFHASLPVRYLDEAVVDAMFGFPKDSDNPGGLLPNRLDQPALLEYYLADWSKWSREKIK
- a CDS encoding IS1182 family transposase, whose protein sequence is MLPVLLSSKIPPNHLSRVVDELVEGIDMEILAGFYPGGGSPSYHPKMLVKVWVYGYSQQVYTSRPLAKALREQLPFMWLAGCQEPCYKTLSDFRSGRFKEMLDEVFVAVLLYLVEHGYVELEDYFVDGTKMEANANRHKVVWRKNTERYKGRVIERIRELLARIDELNAEEEARYQGQDLAEMGEQSPGGPGSQALKQHAGQVNELAKRQQALAQGKAEKQKAKELAKCSRHLEKEAEKLAKYEIQEAILDGRNSYSKTDKSASCLRMKDERLLPGYNLQLGTENQYAVHFSVHQNASDSATLPEHLDKLSERMELLAKRSGADKRMPGNMMADEGYGCEENYACLEREEINSYLKYPGFHREQKGEPAPAFHKSRFVYNQAADSYTCPQGRKLRFVQESLIKTATGYERLQREYQSEGCQGCPLAGQCKKGEGPRTLAHSPNLEVYKAQAKANLCSEKGQQLRKRRGTEVETPFGDIKHNTRYRRFFLRGLEKVTAEAGLLAIARNARKLYCEKSGVWAQHYANRKRKTA
- a CDS encoding glutathionylspermidine synthase family protein; the encoded protein is MVDDRLIEVGRPSSRFMRKYGLNWFSEGENEDYFAPELLSVTEAQVEHFRAQAASLYELALRAARHVSERQLWAAAGIPDNAVELVEYSIHKENGLHLAGRFDFAGGLGRAPLKLLEFNADTFSLAPETATVMPHQLELLPRQHRKNARQYNNLLPGLAQSFRRILSQQPNRRPSLLLSGLGHEEDWFNLELIAMAARQAGFQEVELMLLEKVIFSEDDGIFIETGPEEYLQFDFWFKMVPWDFIAYEEPELMDLLAKIVKRDLATVLNPAYSMLLQSKALLPFMQELSPGHPALLRSSLKREDMPYGDTYVSKPIFGRTGDNVSIFRHGRLAQANEGDYGDFPLLYQELARFDQDVDGDCYQPSVFSAGSEPCALCLRRQDGLIVDDDAEFVGHVILGESDE
- a CDS encoding ADP-ribosylglycohydrolase family protein, with product MEYPVKSALFGLAVGDALGVPVEFVGRSWLKRFPVDDMRGHGTHDQPPGTWSDDSSMSFCLAESLCRGYDLHDIAEQFLAWCFGQKWTPHGEVFDIGTATLSAIERLRSRQLPPQLAGGMDEGSNGNGSLMRILPLVFFIYNKPIEERYAIVSDVSSITHAHFRAVFSCFLYLEVARQLLWGKPVADAYKEGTGIVRQFAEEQAFNRRELSYFSRTLQGKIPDVHEDNIYSSGYVVHTLEASLWSLLTTSCYSEAVLRAVNLGEDTDTSGAVTGGLAGLAYGFDDIPAAWVEQLARVEEIEYLCAAFAERIRES
- the speD gene encoding adenosylmethionine decarboxylase — encoded protein: MKNAKELGRHIILELYDCPELVLNDLPLLESNLRGAAEAMGATVVNSNFHQFSPYGTSGVVIIQESHLTIHTWPEYRYAAIDIFTCGEIDMERGVQYLVNALEAQRSEWQLLKRGLGLVRAEGARSGF